The genomic window CAGTGTCACGCTTGAAATTGTATAGCTTTGATGCAAGACCGTTGGTGCTCCTCCATGCAAGAAGACCTTTTGCTCTGTTTTCCATTGAAGACAAAACAGATGGCCGGTGTTTATTTCTCAGATCTTGAAGCCTTGCTTCATCTACAGCTTGATATCCCATGCAAGCTGTTAAAACAAGCTGGCTGCTGTCAAAAGTGGAACCAGCTAAAGACTGTAAGAGAGTTACGGCGTCCCCAGCATCTTTCGTTGTCACAAGTGCAGGACCTGCAATCAGCAGTAGTGTTAAGTCTATAAGCAGTCACCTGAGATGAACTATAATGTATTCAGACTTCATATAAAGTTATATGGCTTTGTTGTTTCTGGATGAAAATAAGGTGGAGTGACCCCAGTACCATACAACTCCATAAGTGCAAGGGCTGTCCGGAAGAGCATCACACGATTTCCATCAAACAGAAGCACATCCCACACACGAAGAACTGAAATGTTCAAATAACACTAAACTGGTAAGTATATTACGGCATAAGCTAATAAGAGATTAGAAGTGTCAGTCTCTTACATCAAGTCCCTGTCAAACCATTTTAGAAAGAAAAGGACAAGAGATTTTTTGATGTGCATTTGATTCTATAACCAACATTTGATGCAAAATCCAAAAAGGCCACACATATGTTTTTCCATTGTTGGTATGCCGTGCTTGTAGCTTTGGTAGCAAAAGCATATTCAGTTAACATATATTATATTATGACAAGTAACTGAAAATGATGTTTGTTTCTGCCACTCACTTCACTTGCACTTGCCTTAGCATCACCTCCCATTCGTTCATCCCCTTTATTGTCAAAAGGTTATAACATATAGTTTTCCACAGAAAGATAATAGAAAATTTAAATTACAAGAATTCTGTGATTCAGGGAAAAACACTATCTGATGTATGGCAAGTGAACCATGGGGCCGCGTTTGAATGAGACATTACGTGGAATTTTAGTGAACTAACAACTTCATGTATTTAAAGCCCGTGGAGATCACTATGCAGATCTAACAATATCAACAACAAATTGATGCTAAAGATACCTTTGGTCCCATCATCGAGGAAACACATTAAATTAGCTAAGATAGGAGTTAAGAGAATGTATTTTGCGAACAATAATACTATCTTATTTTGAATATTTAACAGTAGACTGACCAGTTTCCCAGGGAAGCATGTTCATGTATATAGATAGGAACCATGGTCCAGCAACCCATGCAACTTGTACACCAAGGTAGTCCAAGTGATTTACTGCACACAAGAAAATTGTAACTCCTCAATTGTCAAACTTGGGCAGTCAATATGCCTGACAAAGTCATGTGATTTTATATATAAAGGGACATATAACAAACCTAACTTGGGGAATTTCTCTCTGACCAACTCCTCTAAAACAAGCTGATCCACCTAGAACCAAGATGCAGATCTTTTAATAACAAACAGACCGGCTTGGAGTTCTAAGTATCCAACAATCAGTATGCATAAAAGAcaataaaatgaagaaaaaaagTAATACCTGAGACTCGATCATTTCTTCAGAGAAGTAACCCTCAAAATAGTCATCCATAATGCCTGTCAATGCCCTGTGGACCCATAACACATTTATCACACTATTTAGTTCAACTATTCTACTACGTAATCAACTGAAGTGAGTTGAACGAATGCAGGTACTTGATGTTGTGCCGCAAAACCTACCAGAATGCGTTCTCCTCAGACATCAATAGAAGTAATAGACCAGCAAAGAAGTTCATTGCCTGCATTACTCATACGACTAATCTTAGCTGAGAGAGTCTTGGAACATGCAAGTGCGAATGTTCGAAAATAGTATTACTGTGCACAATAGAATCATAACCATGAAATGCCGAAGTTTTTTTTTCTGTATCCAAATTTGGTTTTACAGTTCCTATAACCCAGAAAAAATGTTTGGGGACATGGATTTATTGCACCTGAGCTTATGTGCTCCATTTACAACCGATCTACAATAAATGCCATTGTAATTCGTTATACACCACTGTCATAGTGGCATTTAGTTAATCATCCGAGTGTTGGCAGTGGTATTTTTCGTAAGTTCTTCTTTCTCTGCAGTGGCTTTTTGAATACAGGAAGTTGGCAATCGTATATATCTAATTGACCCTATCATCTACCGCCTTAGGTTGAGCCAATGTTATGGGATAGTACCAGGGTTAATATCACTTACAGGAAGCTTCAAGGGGAATATTTGAGTACTGGCAATCATTTTGTGTTTCCAAAAATTAATATTCAATTGAAATACATTTTAAAGGTGCAACAGACTGGTCTATGTGCAAGACCTTCCGAGAAGGTAATGAGATGCAGTgcaatgaaagctcaatatgaatcAGCATTAAGAGAAAGATGTACCTGGCAGTAACCGACTGATGGATTATGTCTAGCATAAGCTGTGAGCAAGCGTCTTAAAGCATTTCTGCCATCCTCGTCTAGAGCTGGATGGCCTGGAAATGTTCTAGGCAAATCCTAAAAGGGGCAATGAAAAAGAGGATGTCTTAGCACCACACTCTTAGAAACACAAAAATTTATCAACATAAGAGGGTATTGAAACCCAGTAGTGAAAGTTAGTATCGCCTATCTACCTTCTCTATTTGCCCTTTCCACTTTTCTGAAGAAAGATCTTGAGATGCTTTTGGTTTTCCGTCGCCACATTCCTTAGTCGGAGAATCGGAACCTTTGCTGTCTCCGCCTCCATCAACCACCCCAAGGAGACTCTCGTAGTACCCTTTCACTCGGCGAGCTCCAATACCAACAAAAGCTTGCCATAGCTGTCCTCACAAGCAAATGGACCATCAGTTTGATTGAACCAAAATTATCATTTTAACAGAAATGTAAATCTTACCTCTCCTCTCAGAGCCATTGGCAACCCACCACGAACTAAGCACTCCAATTCTTCTTTCCAAGGAAAATACCCTTCTTGACTTGCAGCTCTATTCGTTCCTGAATCCGCATTGGTGCTGTCAGCAACAGGCCCTTCGCTGGGATCAACCTTCTCTACATCATAGAACTCATCATCAGAGTCCTCTGAGGGCTTGATATCTTCAGTGTTCTCCTCGTCAGCAGAagattgcttcttcttcttcttgacacGCAAGCTCATCAGCTCCCCAATGTGGCCCAGTGAAGGCCTGATTTCAGACCATATTTGGATCTTATGTGGTCTCTGCTGTTTGGCTGTCTTCTCATCAGGCAGGTCAGTCCTGCCAGCATCGCCTATAGCTCCTTCATCCTCAATGGACGGTGCAATCTTAGCATCTTCTCCAGATGATTCATCGTCTTCTGCCTGCCTATCCAGAAAGTTCTTCCATCTATCAGaccgctcctcttcctcctcctgcaaATGGAGCACCGCCACACATGCAACTCAGTAAGATCAAACAACATGGTGTAAAAATGGAGTCATCACTAGGGTGGCTTTTCTACCTGGTAGATGTTTGCATACTCTCTGTACCGTTGCAAGTGCTGTGGCCGCACAGCGAAACCATAGGCGTCCCTGTTCCAATCCCCGATGCATCAGAAACAGAAAAGGGGCAAATGCCACTAAAAAGCAAACCATCAAGTATTTCAACAATTAAAACAAATTCTATCAAAAAGCCTGGGAGCAATCCGCGTTCATGTGATCATGTCAGCGACTTGGTTAGCTAAAACTTGTGATGCCCACTAAAATTTGGGTCCTCTAACTGATCATGTCTAGCAACAGTCCGACATTTTCGCATCGCTCAAGTAGGCTTAGACGAAATGCAGAAAAAGTGGAGGCGTAGCTCCGACTGCAGTAGCGCAGTGCACTGTGTGTACATACAGAACCCAGATCCTTCGACAGGCAAAGCATCAAAAAAACACAGTTCAAACATTATATCTAGAGGAATTATCGCACCGCGTCAGCAACGCGGAGATCTAGCGGCAGCATTCCCCAAATTCCGGCCCCAATGTCCCGCAACGGATCGAGATCCCCGGGCGTAAAAAACAAATACCATAACTGCCCCGAGAAAAAAGGCCGAGTAAACAGCACGCATGCGGAAGTCTCGCGCGGCAGCAGGCGCATCGGAAACTCCGGCAGAAACATCCGAAGCAGCAGCGCAGAAGGACCACCCAGCACGGCGCCGAGATGCGCGCGCGCGCGCGGCAGCGGGAGCATGGCAGGAGCAGCAGAAGTCACGAACCGCTTGTGCTCGAGGGCGATGAAGGGAAGGCTCTTGGCCTTCATCTCCCGCCGCGGCgtcgggccgccgccgccaccaaccccTGGCCCTCTCGCTTTCTTAGCTcaccggcggcgaggcgaggcgaggcggagcGTACGGGGAGCGGGCGCTGGGGAGTGAAGTGGAGCGCGATTCAGGTACGGGTGGTTGGGGGGCTCGGGGGCAGCAGCGGTGATCCGATCCGACTATACTACTGGAGTGCTAGCTACTCCTGCTACTGCTGGCTGCtgagatttgagatttgatctGCGAGGGAGTGCGAGGCTGTGTGTGGAGCAGCGGCTTACTGGGGGTTGGGAAATCGGAGGAGGTTCGATTTTCCATTTGTTTCGGGGGTTTTCTTTCTGGGGGGTATACGACGCCGCATGGAGATTGGGGAGACGAGACCCCCGGCCGCGCGCGCGTGTCGTCGTGCGTTCTTCCCCTTCGTCTTTGGAGTTGGGCGGGCTCGGCGGCACCCAGATCCCGATTCTCCGTGTCCACGGGGCCTGTATGCGTCTCTGTGTGCTCTGAACTCTTGTTTGGGGTTTACGACTTACGCGGGTTGACGTGAGAGGGTAAACATTGCGTCAGTAGAGGAGTACGGAACATGCACTTGCGTACAGTATTTTAGAttgagaagaaagaaagaaaagacataGATGGTGAACTGTGCAGAGGAGGATATCTGTACGATGTTAGTAGTTTCTTGTGTACTTTGACCACCGACACCTCACACCTCTGTATATGGTAAACAGGTGTAGCTGGCGATCTCAGATTCTGAAGAAAATGTAATAAGCATAAGCACTTCTGACCTACTcactccgttcggaattacttgtcacgaaaatggatgtatctagatgtattttagttctagatacatccattttcaagacaagtaattccgaacggagggagtacttgtataCGAGCCAAATTTCTCTACCTTCGTACGGAAAGCTTGTGTTCCAGACTGACAAAAAGAGATCAAGAGAACGATGGAGACTAAACTAAACCACAGAGCATCCGAGGGAGTTTATAGTGATGCAGGCGTGCCACCCGCATACCGAGGGAGAGTACGGTCCGGTCCCACGAGGGAGACATCTGCAGGGTGCATCACAGCCAACAGAAGCGCAGCTTTCTCCACCACCTCTGCGGCGGTCGAATTGTAGGATCGGCTGTCCTTGTAGATAGACCAGTGTTTCTCGCCTTACAACTCACAGCCCAACGATTTCCTTAGAGCAACTCCACCCCGGTGACCCAGACGGACACGGATTTTGTTCGTTTTTTATCTGTTTGGGTCATTCATCCGCCTAGCGGACATGTCGCGGACACGCGCGGATGGAGGATGCACCCAACGCGGGATAGAAATGCAGACACGCGCGGACGGAGCAACACCAGGCGAGCATCGCCGGCCTCCTCCATggctgagccgccgccgccgcacgacgTGAGCTccagcccccctccccccttgctctgTCGTCGCAGGACGCGAGGTCCAGCTGACGCCGCACGACGCGAGATCCAGTCGTCGTCGCAGGACACAAGCTCCAACCCACGCAGGTGACGGGATGACAACGTGCAGGAGGCGGCCTTCGCCGATGAGCGGCCTACGCCGGTGGCCTCACTAGTGAGCGCGGCGGCCGGCTGCACAAGTGGCCTCGCCGGTGGCCCCGCTACTTGTTGCGGCGGTCATGGAGTTGCCCAGCTCGTGCGCGGTCACTGCTACGGTGGGAAGTGAACGACGGGTTGTCTGCTTCTGTCCGGTCTATACCCATTTGTGgccatatttgaatcaagtttggGTAGGGGCGGATAACAGACGAACGGTGGACATGCGTGTCCATTTGGGTCGTCCCGATAGGTCATGTTTTATGTCCGGATGACCCAAACGGATAAAATGAGTCGTTGGGCTGTAGTTGCTCTTACAAATACAGTAAAAGACTACGCCCCGAGCTTATTATCCGTTTCCAACTACTGCCCAACTTAGCTTTAAAAAAAAAAAACTACTGCCCAACTATCTTATCTTGCAGGAGTTTGTTTGTGCAACGATCCGTCTGTTACCTATGcgatcttcctttttcttttttctactATGCGACTGGGATGCTGAAGAAAATATCCCTGCATACGTACCTGCTCCTCCCGTTCGTCCTTTTGTACATCAATTGCTCTGCTTAACCTTTCTCCCATGCCCCCGTCTGCGTAGGCGTAGTTCACGCACCAACTGCCCGCCTCACCCAAGCAGCGCGCTGGCTCGCATTCATCATGGAGCCTCCGCCATCTCCGTCTGATCACCAAATGTATCTGTCACCCGGTCCCATCACACTCCCTTTTAAACAGAGGCGACCTGTGGATCAACCGTGCCATGTGTGGAACTTGGCTCACGGTTCACGTCCCACTAGAAAATGATGCGAGGCGACCGACGAGGAGCACAAATAATTGAAGATGCTCAGGCGAGCGGGCAGGACTGCACTCACTGGCCGTCCAGCAGACAGGGGACAGGGGCCTGCCTGCGGCCGTC from Triticum aestivum cultivar Chinese Spring chromosome 3B, IWGSC CS RefSeq v2.1, whole genome shotgun sequence includes these protein-coding regions:
- the LOC123071321 gene encoding TBC1 domain family member 8B, with product MKAKSLPFIALEHKRDAYGFAVRPQHLQRYREYANIYQEEEEERSDRWKNFLDRQAEDDESSGEDAKIAPSIEDEGAIGDAGRTDLPDEKTAKQQRPHKIQIWSEIRPSLGHIGELMSLRVKKKKKQSSADEENTEDIKPSEDSDDEFYDVEKVDPSEGPVADSTNADSGTNRAASQEGYFPWKEELECLVRGGLPMALRGELWQAFVGIGARRVKGYYESLLGVVDGGGDSKGSDSPTKECGDGKPKASQDLSSEKWKGQIEKDLPRTFPGHPALDEDGRNALRRLLTAYARHNPSVGYCQAMNFFAGLLLLLMSEENAFWALTGIMDDYFEGYFSEEMIESQVDQLVLEELVREKFPKLVNHLDYLGVQVAWVAGPWFLSIYMNMLPWETVLRVWDVLLFDGNRVMLFRTALALMELYGPALVTTKDAGDAVTLLQSLAGSTFDSSQLVLTACMGYQAVDEARLQDLRNKHRPSVLSSMENRAKGLLAWRSTNGLASKLYNFKRDTEPLVSISTEQLNDSTDGDANQETSSANIDDMYHGLTVNTEIDSMPDPKDQVIWLKVELCRLLEERRSAVLRADELETALMEMVKQDNRRELSAKVEQLEQELSELRQSLSDKEEQEQAMLQVLMRVEQEQKVTEDARIFAEQDAAAQKFASHVLQEKYDEAMASLTQMENRAVMAETMLEATLQYQSSHQKAQLPSPSPSPRTPTRDASPGQVNQDSSQEFQPRKISLLAPFSLSWRDKNKGKQDESTNGKLNNNTEQSVETPKTDHGNQEATPKEGEQRVETPNRDEPGLETAKMDSDVPTVETTTDKMNGQEGHLEEIKLD